Proteins from a single region of Pseudodesulfovibrio portus:
- the mtnA gene encoding S-methyl-5-thioribose-1-phosphate isomerase, whose product MTEHIQYSPEKDALILLDQRYLPNREDWFECRTTDDICFALVVMVVRGAPAIGVTAAYGCYLAGREVQSMDGDWKANLQAKLDQIHDARPTAVNLRWAVREMRRVWDEAGDVSLEELLGIWLERAKEIHRDDIEMCELIGKFGGELMDDGDTIMTHCNAGALATAGYGTALGVVRGAIDQGKKVSVIANETRPFLQGARLTAYELHKDGIPVKVACDNACALLMKRGLVDKVVVGADRITANGDAVNKIGTFGVAIIAKRFNIPFYVAAPQYTIDIETPTGDDVPIEDRDPREVTHIGDHRIPPEGVEVYNLAFDPTPNELIAGIITEKGVLYPPYTESIRKLFEDS is encoded by the coding sequence ATGACCGAGCATATTCAGTATTCACCGGAAAAGGACGCCCTTATTCTTTTGGACCAGCGGTATCTGCCCAACCGCGAGGACTGGTTCGAGTGCAGGACCACGGACGACATCTGCTTCGCGCTGGTGGTCATGGTCGTGCGCGGCGCGCCCGCCATCGGGGTGACCGCAGCCTACGGCTGCTACCTGGCCGGTCGCGAAGTGCAGTCCATGGACGGGGACTGGAAGGCCAATCTCCAGGCCAAGCTGGACCAGATCCATGATGCGCGGCCAACAGCCGTGAATCTGCGCTGGGCCGTGCGCGAGATGCGTCGGGTCTGGGACGAGGCGGGCGACGTCTCCCTGGAGGAACTGCTCGGAATCTGGCTTGAAAGGGCCAAGGAAATCCATCGGGACGACATCGAGATGTGCGAGCTGATCGGCAAGTTCGGCGGCGAGCTGATGGACGACGGCGACACCATCATGACCCACTGCAACGCAGGCGCCCTGGCCACCGCCGGGTACGGCACGGCATTGGGCGTGGTGCGCGGGGCCATCGACCAGGGCAAGAAGGTGTCGGTCATCGCCAACGAGACCCGCCCGTTCCTGCAGGGCGCACGCCTGACCGCCTACGAGCTGCACAAGGACGGCATCCCGGTCAAGGTGGCCTGCGACAACGCCTGCGCCCTGCTCATGAAGCGCGGCCTGGTGGACAAGGTGGTGGTGGGAGCGGACCGTATCACCGCCAACGGCGACGCCGTGAACAAGATCGGGACCTTTGGCGTGGCCATCATCGCCAAGCGGTTCAATATTCCGTTCTACGTGGCCGCCCCCCAGTACACCATCGACATCGAGACGCCCACCGGTGACGACGTGCCCATCGAGGACCGCGATCCCAGGGAAGTGACCCACATCGGCGACCACCGCATCCCGCCCGAAGGCGTCGAGGTCTACAATCTGGCTTTCGACCCGACCCCCAACGAGCTGATCGCGGGCATCATCACTGAAAAGGGAGTGCTCTATCCGCCCTACACCGAGTCCATCAGGAAGCTGTTCGAGGATTCCTGA
- a CDS encoding methyl-accepting chemotaxis protein, whose amino-acid sequence MEFKSINTAVTLLIAVIIAATVVSGVWWVGGNTAQTVIEGEKQAMNNMVEQSMTALDDYILQTGAMARMIASQQVVIDALGGHDALGADWMFQDLLDTTEGYWAAFCFDTNGNVVAGYNAKGDRMAGADRSSREYVKAILSGKTENYLSDNILVSKSGGGILIFAAAAVVHDHNGDIIGGVGIFPKWEHFTSRFIDPFRVAENGYGFMLDGKGRIIAHAVNKELYLKDLSEYDFVQTALKNENGGTWYDWQGRKKYMVFETMPATGWVMVMSAYEDDMEAAALTQRNTLMVGGAAVALLLIGVMVFSIRKLVTTPVKNILGYASEVARGDLQATLEGKYRYEFRGLARQIEAMVRELKNKLGFSEGVLNGLALPCSLIGPDHKLLWTNQYMLDLIEHEGAPEDYVGYGSGQFYYNDPDRETLSDRAIRDRQQLETEVEYTTPNGHVKNVQVVATPFYDMDDNLLGSLAVWIDVTEIRNQQKQIEEQNERISSAATEAEEVSQRLSSAAEELSAQIEQAKTGSDTQRHRAQETSTAMEQMNSTVLEVARNAGSAAEEADTAKRNAQDGEEIVSQVIGAVGDVQVQADNLKVSMEELGRQAADIGKILEVISDIADQTNLLALNAAIEAARAGEAGRGFAVVADEVRKLAEKTMTATSEVGGAITKIQNMTQENVVATENAVSSVSRSTELANQSGQALAEIVGRIEAAADQVRAIATAAEEQSATSEEINRATDEINQIALEASQVMDQATSAIQEVAAMASRLNAIIESMGGS is encoded by the coding sequence ATGGAATTCAAGAGCATCAATACGGCTGTCACGCTATTGATCGCGGTGATTATCGCCGCGACGGTGGTCAGCGGCGTCTGGTGGGTGGGCGGCAATACTGCCCAGACGGTAATAGAAGGTGAGAAGCAGGCCATGAACAATATGGTCGAGCAGTCCATGACCGCCCTTGACGACTACATACTGCAGACCGGCGCAATGGCCAGGATGATCGCCTCCCAGCAGGTGGTCATCGACGCCCTGGGGGGCCACGACGCCTTGGGCGCGGATTGGATGTTCCAGGATCTGCTCGACACGACGGAGGGATATTGGGCAGCGTTCTGTTTCGACACCAACGGCAACGTCGTGGCCGGGTACAACGCCAAGGGCGACCGTATGGCCGGGGCGGACCGGAGCAGCCGTGAATACGTCAAGGCGATACTCTCGGGCAAGACGGAAAACTACCTCTCCGACAATATCCTGGTGTCCAAGAGCGGTGGGGGCATCCTCATCTTCGCCGCCGCCGCCGTGGTGCATGACCACAACGGCGACATCATCGGCGGGGTGGGCATCTTCCCCAAATGGGAGCATTTCACCTCCCGGTTCATCGATCCCTTCAGGGTGGCCGAAAACGGCTACGGGTTCATGCTCGACGGCAAGGGACGCATCATCGCCCATGCCGTGAACAAGGAATTGTATCTGAAGGATTTGTCCGAGTACGATTTCGTTCAGACCGCCTTGAAGAACGAGAACGGGGGGACCTGGTACGACTGGCAGGGACGGAAGAAATACATGGTGTTCGAGACCATGCCCGCTACCGGCTGGGTCATGGTCATGAGTGCTTACGAGGACGACATGGAGGCCGCAGCCCTGACCCAGAGGAACACCCTGATGGTGGGCGGCGCAGCGGTCGCGCTGTTGCTGATCGGGGTCATGGTGTTCAGTATCCGCAAGCTCGTGACCACTCCGGTCAAGAACATCCTGGGGTACGCCTCCGAGGTGGCCCGGGGCGATCTGCAGGCCACGCTCGAAGGCAAGTACAGGTATGAGTTCAGGGGATTGGCCCGGCAGATCGAAGCCATGGTCCGGGAACTCAAGAACAAGCTCGGATTTTCCGAAGGCGTTCTCAATGGGCTGGCCCTGCCGTGCAGCCTGATCGGGCCTGACCACAAGCTGTTGTGGACGAACCAGTACATGCTGGATCTCATCGAGCATGAGGGAGCGCCCGAGGACTACGTGGGCTACGGCTCCGGCCAGTTCTATTACAATGATCCGGACAGGGAGACTTTGTCCGACAGGGCCATCCGGGATCGGCAGCAGCTTGAGACCGAAGTGGAATACACCACGCCGAACGGGCATGTGAAAAACGTGCAGGTCGTGGCCACGCCGTTCTACGACATGGACGACAACCTGCTCGGGTCCCTGGCCGTCTGGATAGATGTGACCGAAATCCGTAACCAGCAGAAGCAGATCGAGGAACAGAACGAGCGCATCTCCAGCGCCGCCACCGAGGCCGAGGAGGTCTCTCAGAGGCTGTCGAGCGCCGCCGAGGAGCTGTCCGCCCAGATCGAGCAGGCCAAGACCGGTTCCGACACCCAGCGGCACAGGGCGCAGGAGACTTCCACCGCAATGGAGCAGATGAATTCCACTGTCCTCGAGGTTGCCCGCAATGCCGGTTCCGCTGCCGAGGAGGCCGACACCGCCAAGCGCAACGCCCAGGACGGCGAGGAAATCGTCAGCCAGGTCATCGGTGCGGTCGGCGACGTGCAGGTGCAGGCGGACAACCTCAAGGTTTCCATGGAGGAGCTGGGGCGGCAGGCTGCGGATATCGGCAAGATTCTCGAAGTGATTTCCGACATCGCGGACCAGACCAATCTTCTTGCCCTCAATGCCGCCATTGAAGCGGCCCGCGCGGGTGAGGCGGGACGCGGTTTTGCCGTGGTGGCCGACGAAGTCCGCAAGCTGGCGGAAAAGACCATGACCGCCACCAGCGAGGTAGGCGGGGCCATCACCAAGATTCAGAATATGACCCAGGAAAACGTGGTCGCCACCGAGAATGCGGTTTCCTCGGTTTCCCGCAGCACGGAGCTGGCGAACCAGTCGGGGCAGGCACTGGCGGAAATCGTTGGCCGGATCGAAGCCGCTGCGGATCAGGTCCGGGCCATCGCAACGGCCGCCGAGGAGCAATCCGCCACCAGCGAGGAGATCAACCGGGCCACGGACGAGATCAACCAGATCGCCCTGGAGGCTTCCCAGGTCATGGACCAGGCCACCAGCGCCATCCAGGAGGTGGCCGCCATGGCGTCCAGGCTGAACGCCATCATCGAGTCCATGGGAGGCAGTTAG
- the der gene encoding ribosome biogenesis GTPase Der has product MLPIVALVGRPNVGKSTLFNRFLRKSRAITHDMPGVTRDRIYGECVMGDVRFDLVDTGGMVLESEATPELSKDFEDEIFEQAREAIEEADGIIFVVDGKEGLTPLDRQAAEYVRKSGKPVFMLINKVDGSEFAPQMTAEFHEMGIEQMPVSAAHGYNLHEVRDYVRRFVLDLGIPEETEEDRVEAGLKLTMLGRPNAGKSSIINAVIGRDRLIVSDVAGTTRDSIDVTFEKKGKRYTFVDTAGVRKRANIQDHLEKISVIRALKNSKRSDVTVLTIDITLGVGRQDKRLIEFLAKEKTPFIVVVNKCDLIPKSETNKALEAFRRELRVIPHVPVVMTSAQKGVGIGKLLPLAETLRRECEIRIGTGALNRALAAVLEKLQPPVVKRRRPKFYYVTQADEPIPTFVFFCNDHTLVKQSYVRYLENQFRKLLGISAAPVNIVFRSSHDNKEWEKARGISSIGKRGPGRERIGGAKTRRHETKYKALKRRRRKEAESEAGKGKAKKGNKGDRH; this is encoded by the coding sequence ATGTTGCCAATCGTTGCCCTTGTGGGTCGCCCCAATGTGGGCAAGTCCACGCTTTTCAACCGATTTTTGAGAAAGTCGCGTGCCATTACCCATGATATGCCGGGGGTGACGCGAGACCGCATCTACGGTGAATGCGTCATGGGCGACGTGCGCTTCGACCTCGTCGATACAGGCGGCATGGTCCTGGAATCCGAAGCCACCCCTGAACTGTCCAAAGATTTCGAGGATGAAATCTTCGAGCAGGCCCGGGAGGCCATCGAAGAGGCCGACGGCATCATTTTCGTCGTGGACGGGAAAGAGGGGCTGACTCCGCTCGACCGGCAGGCCGCCGAGTACGTGCGCAAATCCGGCAAGCCGGTGTTCATGCTGATCAACAAGGTGGACGGAAGTGAGTTCGCCCCCCAGATGACGGCGGAATTTCACGAGATGGGCATCGAGCAAATGCCCGTTTCCGCAGCCCACGGCTACAACCTCCACGAAGTGCGCGACTATGTCCGGCGGTTCGTACTGGACCTGGGCATCCCCGAGGAGACCGAGGAGGATCGTGTCGAGGCAGGGCTCAAGCTGACCATGCTCGGCCGTCCCAACGCGGGCAAGTCGTCCATCATCAATGCCGTCATCGGCAGGGACCGGCTCATCGTGTCCGACGTGGCCGGGACCACCCGCGATTCCATCGACGTCACCTTCGAGAAGAAGGGCAAGCGCTACACCTTCGTGGACACCGCAGGGGTGCGCAAGCGGGCCAATATCCAGGACCACCTGGAAAAGATCAGCGTCATCCGGGCGTTGAAGAATTCCAAGCGAAGCGACGTGACCGTCCTGACCATCGACATCACGTTGGGGGTGGGGCGTCAGGACAAGCGGCTCATCGAATTCCTGGCCAAGGAGAAGACCCCGTTCATCGTGGTGGTCAACAAGTGCGACCTGATTCCCAAGAGCGAGACCAACAAGGCGCTTGAGGCGTTCCGGCGCGAACTGCGGGTCATCCCTCATGTGCCCGTTGTCATGACCAGCGCACAGAAGGGCGTGGGCATCGGAAAGCTTCTTCCCCTGGCCGAAACCCTGCGCCGGGAGTGCGAAATCCGCATCGGCACTGGCGCGCTCAACCGGGCGCTGGCGGCCGTGCTGGAAAAGCTCCAGCCCCCGGTGGTCAAGCGCAGGCGGCCCAAGTTCTATTACGTGACGCAGGCGGACGAGCCGATTCCGACTTTCGTATTCTTCTGCAACGACCACACCCTGGTCAAGCAGTCCTATGTCCGTTACCTGGAAAATCAGTTCCGCAAGTTGCTCGGCATCTCCGCAGCCCCGGTGAATATCGTGTTCCGGTCCAGCCACGACAACAAGGAATGGGAAAAGGCCCGCGGCATTTCCTCCATCGGCAAGCGCGGCCCCGGACGGGAGCGCATCGGTGGCGCGAAGACCCGGCGGCACGAGACCAAATACAAGGCCCTCAAGCGCCGTCGCCGCAAGGAAGCCGAAAGTGAAGCCGGAAAAGGCAAGGCGAAAAAGGGTAATAAGGGCGATCGTCATTGA